Proteins found in one Plasmodium malariae genome assembly, chromosome: 13 genomic segment:
- the NAPL gene encoding nucleosome assembly protein, putative: PIPAEEEKEISSLLESIKIDEEKMVDLTEEQKETLKKLKLYQKEYYDYESKFEYELFLLRQKYHDLYGPIYDKRREALVGTGEAKIGTPNLPEFWLRALRNNNTVSHVIEDHDEEILVYLNDIRCDYIKKNKEKKEGFILSFHFASNPFFSNTVLTKTYHMKCVDCDNEPVLLHTEATVIDWYDNKNILKKHVVKKQHNKNSREVKTVQQTVNRDSFFHFFTSHKVPNSNVIKQLSKHEVAQLEMIIEGDYEVALTIKERIIPYAVDYYLGIIIESESNSIVSDVDSSYSSSENNSNYNSYESNNSAYNDENSNVDTNEYDDNEEDEDEAAKSNEEPLTS; encoded by the exons ccAATCCCTGCTgaagaagaaaaggaaatttCCTCGCTTTTAGAAAGCATAAAaatag aTGAGGAAAAGATGGTAGATTTAACAGAAGAACAGAAGGAAACGTTAAAGAAGCTGAAACTATACCAGAAAGAATATTATGACTATGAATCAAAATTTGaatatgaattatttctattaagACAGAAATATCATGACTTATATGGGCCAATTTATGATAAAAGAAGAGAAGCATTAGTAGGAACAGGTGAAGCAAAAATAGGCACACCTAATTTACCAGAATTTTGGCTAAGAgctttaagaaataataatacagtAAGTCATGTAATAGAAGATCATGATGAAGAAATTTTAGTTTACTTAAATGATATTCGATgtgattatataaaaaaaaataaagaaaaaaaagagggatttattttatcatttcattTTGCTTCAAATCCATTTTTTAGCAACACAGTTTTAACCAAAACATATCATATGAAATGTGTGGATTGTGATAACGAGCCTGTTTTATTACACACGGAAGCTACGGTCATTGATTGGTAtgacaataaaaatattttaaaaaaacatgtagtaaaaaaacaacataataaaaattcaagAGAAGTTAAAACAGTACAACAAACAGTTAATCGGGATagcttttttcatttttttacaagTCATAAAGTTCCTAATTCCAATGTGATAAAACAATTAAGTAAACATGAAGTAGCTCAGTTAGAAATGATAATAGAAGGAGACTATGAAGTTGCCTTAACGATTAAGGAAAGAATTATTCCATATGCCGTTGACTATTATTTGGGTATAATTATTGAAAGTGAAAGTAACAGTATTGTTAGTGATGTAGATAGTAGTTATAGCAGTAGTGAAAACAACAGTAATTACAATAGTTATGAAAGTAATAACAGTGCatataatgatgaaaatagtAATGTAGATACCAATGAGTATGATGATAATGAAGAAGATGAGGACGAAGCAGCCAAGAGTAATGAAGAGCCACTTACATCATAA
- the UBC gene encoding ubiquitin-conjugating enzyme E2, putative, whose product MALKRITKELQDLNKDPPTNCSAGPIGDDLFFWQATIMGPGDSPYENGVYFLNIKFPPDYPFKPPKIIFTTKIYHPNINTAGAICLDILKDQWSPALTISKVLLSISSLLTDPNADDPLVPEIAHVYKTDRTKYHQTAKAWTQKYAQ is encoded by the exons ATGGcgttaaaaagaataacaaag GAATTGCAAGACTTGAACAAGGACCCCCCAACGAATTGCTCGGCGGGCCCAATAGGAGAtgacctttttttttggcaaGCAACAATTATGGGACCGGGGGATAG tCCCTATGAAAACGGTGTATACTTTTTGAACATCAAGTTTCCTCCTGACTATCCTTTCAAGCCAccaaaa ATAATTTTTACCACGAAAATTTACCATCCCAATATAAACACGGCAGGAGCTATATGCCTCGACATTTTAAAAGATCAGTGGAGCCCTGCCCTAACCATATCAAAAGTATTACTGTCCATCTCGTCATTGTTAACGGATCCCAATGCAG ACGATCCCCTAGTACCGGAAATAGCGCATGTATACAAAACAGACAGAACAAAATATCATCAAACTGCGAAGGCATGGACCCAGAAATACGCACAATGA